Sequence from the Herbaspirillum sp. meg3 genome:
ACTTGCGGCTGAACTTCCTTGAAGCCCGGCAGCGGTTCGGCAGCCTTGTTCGCCGCCAGCGTGACGGTATCGCCGACCTTGGCTGCTTTCAATTCCTTGATACCGGCGATGATAAAGCCGACCTGGCCTGCCGAGAGCGAGTCGCGAGACTGTGACTTTGGCGTAAAGACGCCGATGCTTTCGGTCAGGTGGGTAGACTCTGTCGCCATCAGGAAAATCTTTTCCTTCGGACGCAAGGTGCCATTGACGATGCGCACCAGCATGACCACGCCGACGTAATTATCGAACCAGGAATCGATGATCAGCGCTTGCAGAGGCGCATTGGGATCCCCCTTCGGCGGCGGCACTTTGGCAATCAATGCCTCGATAACGTCCTGCACGCCAAGACCCGTCTTGGCAGAGCACGGCGTCGCGTCGGAGGCGTCGATACCGATAACTTCTTCAATCTCGCTCTTGGCGTTGTCTGGATCGGCCGAGGGCAAATCGATCTTGTTCAGAACCGGCACAACTTCAACGCCCAGTTCCAGGGCGGTGTAGCAATTGGCAACCGTCTGGGCTTCCACACCTTGCGAGGCATCCACAACCAGCAGCGCACCCTCGCAGGCGGACAGCGAGCGGCTGACTTCATAGCTGAAGTCGACGTGACCAGGGGTATCAATCAGATTGAGATTGTAGATATTGCCGTCAAGCGCCTTGTACTGCAGCGCCGCGGTTTGCGCCTTGATCGTGATGCCACGTTCGCGTTCGATGTCCATCGAGTCGAGCACCTGAGCTTCCATCTCGCGATTGGAGAGGCCGCCGCAGAGCTGGATGATGCGATCAGCAAGCGTGGATTTGCCGTGGTCAATGTGGGCAATGATCGAGAAATTACGGATATTGTTCATTAAATTGCGGAAAACGATGAAAAAAGGCGCTCCAGAGTGGGAGCGTCCCCCAAGTGAGCGCCTTTACAACAGCTTTTGTACAACCCAGCATTCTACCGGATTTCAGGGGCTAAAACCCGAATCGCCATTGACGAACCGTCATCAGCGCAGATTCTTTCCGTCATCAGGGCGTTGAAAAAGGCGTTTGCCGGAAATAGCTGATTTACAACTTGAATCGCCCGAGGAATGCGCGGGTTGCCAACGAGATGCGAAATTCGACAAGCAATTAATTTCCGTCAAGCAAAAACCGTTTTACTGCCGGCACATCGAGAAAGTAATGGCATAGCTGCACAGGCGACTGCCCCGCCTTCCTCCCAACTAATACGGGAACCAACTCGTCATAAAGCGCAACCAGCGCCTCATCCGCATCGACATCAATCATTTCAACGGTAAAGTCACAATCAGAGCGAAAAGCTTCCAGAGCATTCGCCATGTCTTCGCATAGATGGCAATACGACCGGGAATACACGATGAAGTGAGTGGTTGACATCAAACGCCTCAATCTTCGACAGATAAAAGGCTGCATGCCGTGAAGCATGCAGCCTTTACAAACTACCAAACAAGCCTGAATCGGGCTTAATTGCCTTCAGTTACGTTAATTACCGCTAGTATTGGGGCGCAATGGAACAAACTGCGACGAATCACCGCGACGTACCAGCACAGCTGCACGCTTCTTGGGATCCAGCTTGGCAACCAAACCATTGAATTGCTTGGCATCCTTGATATCGATGTCGTTCAGACGCTGCACAACATCACCGGCACGCAAACCGGCTGCAGCAGCCACGCCGACAGCAGATTCAACCAGTACGCCGTTTTCGACCTTCAGCTCTTTCTTTTGCGCATCGCTCAAATCACTGACGATCAAGCCCAGGGAGTTTGGCACAGCCTCTTGCTTGGGCTTCTTCTCTTCGACCTTGGCGGGCTTGTCTGCTTCGAGCTCCACGACAGTCAGGCTGACGTCGCGTGCGCTGCCTTTACGCCAGACGTTGACCGTCGCACGCGAACCTGGCTTGATGTTGCCGACCATGCGCGGCAGATCGCTCGGTTTTTCAATCGTGGCGCCGTTGAACTTGAGGATGATGTCCCCGGCTTCCAGACCGCCCTTATCAGCAGGACCGCCCGGCTCGACACGTTGCACCATCGCGCCTTGCGCCTTGGCCAAGCCCAGCGACTCTGCAACATCTTTTGTCACTTCGCCGATTTGCACACCAATACGACCGCGCGTCACGCGCCCGCTTGCCTTCAACTGATCGGAAACCCGCAACGCCTCGTCAATCGGCACTGCGAAAGAGATGCCCATAAAGCCACCGGAACGACTATAAATTTGCGAATTGATACCGATGACCTCACCCTTGAGATTGATCAACGGACCACCGGAATTACCGGGATTCACTGCTACGTCGGTTTGAATCAAGGGCAGATAGTCGCCTGTATCACGCGCCTTGGCAGAAATAATCCCTGCCGTCACGGTGTTTTCCAAACCAAACGGAGACCCGATCGCCAAGACCCATTCGCCTGCGCGGATCTTGTCCGAATCACCAATCACCAGACGCGGAAGGTTGGAACCATCAATCTTGAGCAACGCCACGTCTGTACGCGTATCCGAGCCAATGATCTTGGCCTTGAACTCGCGCTTATCGGTCAAGGTGACATACACTTCGCTCGCGCCCTCAACCACGTGCGAGTTGGTCATGATGTAACCGTCAGCCGAAATGATGAAACCGGACCCAACACCACGTGGCACTTCTTCCTGCTGTGCATTGCCGCCTTTACCCTTATTACGCGGCGCATTGGGCGTATTGGGTGTATTCGGCTGCTGCTGACGAGGCATTGGTACGCCAAAAAAGCGGCGGAAAAACTCCTGCATTTCTTCGTCGTCAGCGCCCGCTTGAGGCTGGCCTGTTTTGACGCGTTCCGTCGTACGAATATTAACGACACCCGGACCGGTGCGATCAACGATGTCTGCAAAATCAGGCAACCCTGCAACGGCCGGCGCGGCAACCGCAGCACTCAAACCGAATAGCGACGGCGACAACGCGAGAACCGACGCACTCAGAAGCGACGACAACAGGACTTTCTTTGCGGGAATCATCATGTGGATTTTTGTATTATTTGGATTTGAACTCTATTGAATTTGACACTTGTCGAATCGCTGCACCAGGAACCTCACCAACGACGGTCAGCCAATAGTCGCCTTGACGGCGGCCAACAATGTTCATGGCGCCCTGTTGCATGGAGCCTTCAGTACGACTTTGCGAGCCAGGCTCGATGAATACCGAAATAGCCGCAAGGCCATCAGAAAATACGATCTGCGACACTTCCCGCTGCGTGGTTACGCCATGCTGGGCAGCGGAAGCACCTGTATTTTGCGTATCGGAGATCAGGCGCTTCACTTCTTGAATCTTCTTGAATCCCGGTGGTGGCGTCACCGCCCAGCCAGAAAGATTGACCTGACTCATGACGGAGTTCTCAATATGCCAGCCACTTGTATTGGTGAAGGTCGGCTTCACGCGGTTGTGATCGATGTTGCCGATTTCGATTTGCGTGAAGGAGATTTGCTCCACCACCT
This genomic interval carries:
- a CDS encoding glutaredoxin family protein — protein: MANALEAFRSDCDFTVEMIDVDADEALVALYDELVPVLVGRKAGQSPVQLCHYFLDVPAVKRFLLDGN
- a CDS encoding DegQ family serine endoprotease; protein product: MMIPAKKVLLSSLLSASVLALSPSLFGLSAAVAAPAVAGLPDFADIVDRTGPGVVNIRTTERVKTGQPQAGADDEEMQEFFRRFFGVPMPRQQQPNTPNTPNAPRNKGKGGNAQQEEVPRGVGSGFIISADGYIMTNSHVVEGASEVYVTLTDKREFKAKIIGSDTRTDVALLKIDGSNLPRLVIGDSDKIRAGEWVLAIGSPFGLENTVTAGIISAKARDTGDYLPLIQTDVAVNPGNSGGPLINLKGEVIGINSQIYSRSGGFMGISFAVPIDEALRVSDQLKASGRVTRGRIGVQIGEVTKDVAESLGLAKAQGAMVQRVEPGGPADKGGLEAGDIILKFNGATIEKPSDLPRMVGNIKPGSRATVNVWRKGSARDVSLTVVELEADKPAKVEEKKPKQEAVPNSLGLIVSDLSDAQKKELKVENGVLVESAVGVAAAAGLRAGDVVQRLNDIDIKDAKQFNGLVAKLDPKKRAAVLVRRGDSSQFVPLRPNTSGN